In one Sulfitobacter sp. LCG007 genomic region, the following are encoded:
- the metG gene encoding methionine--tRNA ligase, giving the protein MARHLITSAIPYINGIKHLGNLVGSQLPADLYARYLRGRGHEVLYLCATDEHGTPAELAAAKAGKPVADYCAEMHAVQAELARGFRLSFDHFGRSSSAQNHALTQHFAGRLADAGLIAEVSEKQVYSVADGRFLPDRYIEGTCPNCGYDRARGDQCENCTKQLDPTDLIEPRSAISGSTELEIRETKHLYLRQSALRDDLDAWIDSKSDWPVLTTSIAKKWLHDGEGLRDRGITRDLDWGIPVRKGEEEWPGMEGKVFYVWFDAPIEYIACAGEWAEANGLQAADWERWWRTDKGAQDVRYTQFMGKDNVPFHTLSFPATIIGSGEPWKLVDHLKSFNYLNYDGGQFSTSQGRGIFMDQALEILPADYWRWWLLSHAPENSDSEFTWENFQASVNKDLADVLGNFVSRITKFCRSKFAEAVPAGGEWGPEEEALAADLSMRVSRYADFMDAMEVRKSAQELRAIWVAGNEYLQSVAPWSTIKTSPEKAAMQTRLGLNLVALYASLSEPFIPDAADIIRRALRLDTLAWPDDVEAALKKLAAGHAFDVPDVLFAKITDDDREEWQTRFAGIR; this is encoded by the coding sequence ATGGCACGTCACCTTATCACCTCTGCCATTCCCTACATCAACGGGATCAAGCATCTCGGCAACCTGGTGGGCAGCCAGCTTCCTGCCGATCTCTACGCGCGCTACCTGCGCGGTCGAGGTCACGAGGTGCTTTACCTCTGCGCCACCGACGAGCATGGCACCCCGGCCGAGCTTGCCGCTGCGAAGGCCGGAAAGCCGGTCGCCGATTACTGCGCCGAGATGCACGCGGTGCAGGCGGAACTTGCCCGCGGCTTCCGGCTTTCCTTCGACCATTTCGGCCGTTCCTCCAGCGCACAGAACCACGCGCTGACGCAGCATTTCGCGGGCAGGCTGGCCGATGCGGGTCTGATTGCGGAAGTCAGCGAGAAGCAGGTCTATTCCGTCGCGGACGGGCGCTTTCTGCCGGATCGCTACATCGAAGGCACCTGCCCCAACTGCGGCTATGACCGCGCACGCGGGGACCAGTGCGAGAACTGCACCAAGCAGCTCGATCCCACCGACCTGATCGAGCCCCGTTCGGCGATTTCCGGCTCGACCGAGCTCGAGATCCGCGAAACCAAGCATCTCTATCTGCGCCAGTCTGCCCTGCGCGACGACCTGGACGCCTGGATCGACAGCAAGTCGGACTGGCCGGTGCTCACCACCTCGATCGCGAAGAAATGGCTGCATGACGGCGAAGGGCTGCGCGACCGCGGCATCACGCGTGACCTCGACTGGGGCATCCCGGTCCGCAAGGGCGAAGAGGAGTGGCCCGGCATGGAGGGCAAGGTCTTCTATGTCTGGTTCGACGCGCCCATCGAATACATTGCCTGCGCCGGGGAATGGGCCGAGGCGAACGGTTTGCAGGCCGCGGACTGGGAACGCTGGTGGCGTACCGACAAAGGCGCGCAGGACGTCCGCTACACGCAGTTCATGGGCAAGGACAATGTTCCTTTCCACACGCTCAGCTTCCCGGCCACGATCATTGGCTCGGGCGAACCGTGGAAGCTGGTCGATCATCTCAAGTCATTCAACTACCTGAACTACGATGGCGGCCAGTTCTCGACCAGCCAGGGGCGCGGCATCTTCATGGATCAGGCGCTCGAGATCCTGCCGGCGGATTACTGGCGGTGGTGGCTGCTGAGCCACGCGCCCGAGAACAGCGATTCCGAATTCACCTGGGAGAACTTCCAGGCGTCGGTGAACAAGGACCTCGCGGACGTGCTCGGCAATTTCGTCAGCCGGATCACCAAGTTCTGCCGCTCGAAGTTCGCGGAAGCCGTCCCGGCGGGCGGGGAATGGGGGCCGGAAGAAGAGGCGCTTGCGGCCGATCTGTCGATGCGCGTCTCGCGCTATGCGGATTTCATGGACGCGATGGAGGTGCGCAAGTCAGCCCAGGAACTGCGCGCGATCTGGGTTGCGGGCAACGAATATCTTCAGTCGGTTGCGCCCTGGTCCACGATCAAGACGTCGCCCGAAAAGGCCGCGATGCAGACGCGGCTGGGCCTGAACCTCGTGGCCCTCTACGCCTCCCTGTCAGAGCCGTTCATTCCCGATGCAGCGGATATCATACGCAGGGCGCTGCGGCTCGATACGCTGGCCTGGCCGGACGACGTCGAGGCCGCTCTGAAAAAGCTGGCGGCCGGACATGCCTTCGACGTACCGGACGTCCTCTTTGCGAAGATCACCGATGATGACCGGGAGGAGTGGCAGACCCGCTTCGCCGGTATCCGCTGA
- a CDS encoding methyl-accepting chemotaxis protein, giving the protein MWVRVPPPVPALRQGLSSRLSAPWAAKNVQTGPVKPAVRPWRYCCANWSGATHVPDLPSTLRGKSKMADTREGRSNPFNSLFFKCASMVVVCIGTVVATIVFLETRSFKQMSHAIIADRADEITSLLGKQLGGAVKFGKTDTLDDIVGEAMRAARPDSVGGVVIGADGSAIYSETGDNSLSESLLAVARNAMASGERTVSPDGMRVADPVFFGQNNEVIGAVATEWTDEAQMESVAATLRTMLLAAFGVTAIAAIVSAIFLRNYMSQPLLRVEGAMKRVASGDFDFDVPYTRRGDEVGKLARGLDRFRIDLADAKDAQLEAAFKGSAFNGSTAAMMMVDEGLKVIYANPASVALLESASAGLAKAWPGLDPSNPVGAMLSDFKPVSKPAGAMLGGDVSALPLTQMAQIGDMVMAVSLSVAFDEQGKSIGAVVELSDRTEEHMNGALLASIDQNQLKIEFRPDGRVAMANRNLLSLTGHSQDALSRQALAEMFRPEEGGAPDPSVARAVLAGEPLHGRFGILHADGQTALVVEGGFTAVKGVEGSVERVIFLGTDVTEASQTMRRTQLENEAKSKSQHLVVDSLSTALTKLAEGNLACSIDSEFSPEYETLRGNFNAALSELRTAMSSVVSNAESIRRESDEITSAADDLSRRTEKQAATLEQTAAALDQLTRSVRSAAGGADEASKMSAEAKINAETGGEIARDAVKAMDGIRNSSVEISKITTVIDDIAFQTNLLALNAGVEAARAGEAGRGFAVVATEVRALAQRSSEAAREINALINSSSDQVQHGVDLVDRTGKALSSIVTSVSEISNRMAGIAASAREQSSGLNEINSAMNDLDHVTQQNAAMFEQTTAASHSLISESEALAAAVSRFRMDGSTPSMAERTPDRTDRSSPAASAATVARATQGSAALKIDEDADQRGWEDF; this is encoded by the coding sequence GTGTGGGTTCGAGTCCCACCGCCCGTACCAGCTCTCCGGCAAGGCCTTTCGTCCCGACTATCAGCGCCATGGGCGGCAAAAAACGTTCAAACTGGTCCCGTTAAGCCCGCCGTAAGACCTTGGCGCTACTGCTGCGCCAATTGGTCGGGCGCAACTCATGTCCCGGACTTACCTTCTACGCTCAGAGGCAAATCGAAAATGGCAGATACCCGCGAAGGCCGGAGCAACCCGTTCAACAGCCTGTTTTTCAAATGCGCATCGATGGTGGTGGTCTGCATCGGGACGGTCGTTGCGACGATCGTGTTCCTCGAGACGCGATCGTTCAAGCAGATGTCGCATGCAATCATCGCGGATCGCGCGGACGAGATCACGTCGCTTCTGGGCAAGCAGCTGGGCGGCGCGGTCAAGTTCGGCAAGACCGACACGCTCGACGATATCGTGGGTGAAGCCATGCGCGCCGCCAGGCCCGACAGCGTCGGCGGCGTGGTCATCGGCGCGGACGGCAGCGCAATCTATTCCGAAACCGGCGATAACAGCCTGTCTGAAAGCCTGCTTGCAGTTGCCAGAAATGCGATGGCTTCCGGGGAACGCACGGTATCTCCCGACGGCATGCGTGTGGCCGATCCTGTATTCTTCGGACAGAACAACGAGGTAATTGGTGCTGTCGCGACGGAGTGGACGGACGAAGCGCAGATGGAAAGTGTCGCCGCGACCCTCAGGACGATGCTGCTCGCCGCCTTCGGTGTGACGGCGATCGCCGCCATTGTGTCGGCGATTTTCCTGAGGAACTACATGTCCCAGCCGCTGCTGCGTGTCGAAGGGGCGATGAAGCGTGTTGCCTCGGGCGATTTCGATTTCGATGTGCCCTACACGAGGCGCGGGGACGAGGTGGGCAAGCTTGCTCGCGGTCTGGACCGTTTCCGCATCGATCTGGCCGACGCAAAGGATGCGCAGCTCGAAGCGGCCTTCAAGGGGTCTGCCTTCAACGGATCCACAGCGGCGATGATGATGGTCGACGAGGGGCTGAAGGTGATCTACGCCAACCCCGCCAGTGTGGCATTGCTTGAGTCGGCGTCTGCCGGTCTTGCAAAGGCCTGGCCAGGACTGGATCCGTCCAATCCAGTCGGTGCCATGCTGTCTGACTTCAAGCCTGTGTCAAAGCCGGCGGGTGCGATGCTTGGTGGCGATGTCAGCGCGCTTCCGTTGACGCAGATGGCGCAGATCGGGGACATGGTTATGGCCGTGAGCCTGAGCGTGGCCTTCGACGAGCAGGGCAAGTCGATCGGCGCTGTCGTCGAGCTGAGCGATCGAACCGAGGAACATATGAACGGGGCGCTGCTGGCGTCAATTGACCAGAACCAGCTGAAGATCGAGTTCCGGCCGGACGGCAGGGTGGCTATGGCCAACCGCAATCTTCTCTCCCTTACCGGTCATTCGCAGGACGCGCTGTCGCGGCAGGCGCTCGCCGAGATGTTCAGGCCCGAGGAAGGTGGCGCGCCGGACCCCAGTGTCGCGCGGGCAGTGCTGGCCGGTGAACCTCTGCACGGCCGGTTCGGAATACTGCACGCGGACGGACAAACCGCGCTGGTCGTCGAAGGGGGGTTCACCGCGGTGAAGGGCGTGGAAGGTTCTGTGGAACGCGTGATCTTCCTCGGGACCGATGTGACCGAGGCCTCGCAAACCATGCGGCGCACGCAACTCGAGAACGAGGCGAAGTCAAAGAGCCAGCACCTCGTGGTGGACTCGCTCAGCACCGCGCTCACCAAGCTGGCGGAGGGCAATCTCGCCTGCTCGATCGACTCCGAGTTCTCGCCGGAATACGAGACGCTCAGAGGCAACTTCAATGCTGCGTTGTCCGAATTGCGCACGGCCATGAGCAGCGTCGTCAGCAACGCCGAGTCAATCCGCCGCGAATCAGATGAGATCACCAGCGCTGCGGACGACCTGTCGCGTCGGACCGAAAAGCAGGCGGCCACGCTCGAGCAGACCGCGGCAGCCCTGGACCAGCTCACCCGTTCCGTGCGCTCGGCCGCGGGGGGAGCCGACGAGGCCAGCAAGATGTCCGCAGAAGCGAAGATCAATGCGGAAACCGGGGGCGAGATCGCGCGTGATGCGGTGAAGGCGATGGACGGTATCCGCAACTCCTCGGTCGAGATCTCGAAGATCACGACCGTCATCGACGATATCGCCTTCCAGACCAACCTGCTGGCCCTCAATGCGGGCGTCGAGGCCGCGCGCGCCGGCGAAGCCGGTCGGGGTTTCGCGGTCGTCGCAACCGAAGTCCGTGCCCTTGCGCAGCGTTCCTCTGAGGCCGCGCGCGAGATCAACGCCCTGATCAACAGCTCGTCCGACCAGGTGCAGCATGGCGTGGATCTCGTGGACCGTACGGGCAAGGCTCTGAGTTCGATCGTGACGTCGGTGTCGGAGATCTCGAACCGGATGGCCGGCATCGCGGCATCGGCGCGGGAACAGTCGAGCGGTCTGAACGAGATCAACTCGGCCATGAACGATCTCGATCACGTCACGCAGCAGAACGCGGCCATGTTCGAGCAGACGACCGCAGCAAGCCATTCGCTTATCTCCGAATCGGAAGCACTGGCCGCAGCGGTCTCGCGCTTCCGCATGGACGGCTCGACGCCGAGCATGGCAGAGCGCACGCCGGACCGCACGGACCGGTCGTCGCCGGCAGCCTCTGCCGCGACGGTGGCCAGAGCGACGCAAGGGTCGGCGGCTCTCAAGATCGACGAGGACGCCGATCAGCGGGGATGGGAAGATTTCTGA
- a CDS encoding tetratricopeptide repeat protein codes for MRVISAFLALILAASSSAGDCPSPSDRSSELDTLIAQARAAADEAAGREIAGRMWEVWLTAPDQAAQEVLDRGLARRNSYDYVGAYEDFDRLAAYCPDYAEGYNQRAFISFLREDYGAALVDLDRTLDLSPSHVGAQSGRALTLMHLGRIPEARAQLQAALRNNPWLSERTLLSNGGPLAPDGKDI; via the coding sequence ATGAGAGTCATTTCAGCCTTCCTTGCCCTGATCCTCGCCGCGTCCTCCTCCGCAGGTGACTGTCCGTCGCCTTCGGACCGCTCGTCGGAGCTGGACACGCTCATCGCGCAGGCGCGCGCGGCGGCGGACGAAGCGGCAGGGCGCGAGATTGCAGGGCGCATGTGGGAGGTCTGGCTGACCGCGCCGGACCAGGCCGCGCAGGAGGTTCTCGACCGCGGTCTCGCAAGGCGCAACAGCTATGACTACGTCGGCGCCTACGAGGATTTCGACCGCCTCGCGGCCTACTGTCCCGACTATGCCGAGGGCTACAACCAGCGTGCCTTCATCAGCTTCCTGCGCGAGGACTATGGCGCCGCGCTCGTCGATCTTGACCGGACGCTCGACCTGTCACCGTCCCATGTGGGCGCGCAATCGGGACGTGCGCTGACCCTGATGCATCTCGGACGCATTCCCGAGGCGCGGGCGCAGCTTCAGGCCGCGCTGCGAAACAACCCCTGGCTTTCCGAGCGGACGCTGCTGTCGAATGGCGGTCCGCTGGCTCCTGACGGCAAGGACATCTGA
- a CDS encoding Lrp/AsnC family transcriptional regulator produces the protein MDRRILSVLAEDGRISVTELARRVGLSKSPTQARLRRLEETGVILGYRALLDPIRLGLDHVAFVEVRLSDTREAALRAFNQAVAKVPEIEQAHMIAGNFDYLLKVRTRDMNDYRRILGETISALPHVAGTSTFVAMEAVKETVLAETA, from the coding sequence ATGGACCGCAGGATTCTTTCCGTGCTGGCCGAGGACGGGCGTATCAGCGTGACCGAGCTCGCGCGGCGCGTCGGTCTCTCCAAGTCGCCGACGCAGGCCCGCCTGCGCCGCCTCGAGGAGACCGGGGTGATACTGGGGTATCGCGCGCTGCTCGATCCCATCCGGCTCGGGCTCGATCACGTCGCTTTCGTCGAGGTTCGCCTGAGCGACACCAGAGAGGCCGCGCTCAGGGCTTTCAACCAGGCCGTGGCAAAAGTACCCGAGATCGAGCAAGCCCATATGATCGCGGGAAACTTCGACTATCTGCTGAAGGTGCGGACGCGCGACATGAACGATTACCGCCGGATTCTCGGCGAGACGATCTCGGCCTTGCCGCATGTCGCGGGGACGTCCACATTTGTCGCGATGGAGGCCGTCAAGGAGACGGTCCTGGCCGAGACGGCTTGA
- the putA gene encoding bifunctional proline dehydrogenase/L-glutamate gamma-semialdehyde dehydrogenase PutA, translating into MKSDATDLRHRIDARTYADPDHVLGELIASADLSEVQRREICESAARLVRQIRSSTAPGMMEVFLAEYGLSTDEGVALMCLAEALLRVPDADTIDALIEDKIAPSDWGRHLGQSTSSLVNASTWALMLTGRVLDDDQPGPVRHLRAAIKRLGEPVIRTAVSRAMKEMGRQFVLGENINAAMERAKGMEKNGFTYSYDMLGEAARTEADAKRYHLSYSQAISAIATACTSDDIRRNPGISVKLSALHPRYEVAQAGAVMTDLVPRLRALALLAKSAGMGLNVDAEEANRMALSLEVIDAVMSEPALTGWDGFGIVVQAYSPRAGTVINALHEMAARHDRRIMVRLVKGAYWDTEIKRAQVAGVEGFPVYTQKAATDVSYICNARTLLGMTDRIYPQFATHNAHTVAAILNMAADPEAFEFQRLHGMGETLHNIVLRENGTRCRIYAPVGAHRDLLAYLVRRLLENGANSSFVNQIVDEGIAPEDVAADPFAALASPAPHIPRGPELFLPSRVNARGFDLAHSQTLDAIEAARARFADHEWHATPLLADGASNGQTPQAVSNPADGSDRPGTVVAATAPDVEAALTAARPWDAPLDHRQAVLVKASDLLEEHFGEIFALLAREAGKGLPDCVAELREAVDFLRYYATQATAAPPAGIFTCISPWNFPLAIFCGQVSAALAAGNAVLAKPAEQTPLIAHLAVRLMHEAGVPRDALQLLPGGAEVGALLTSDPRVNGVAFTGSTATAQRIRKAMAEHCAPGTPLIAETGGLNAMIVDSTALPEQAVQSVIESAFQSAGQRCSALRCLYVQEDIAPEFRKMLVGAMNTLRMGNPWDLSTDVGPVIDAEAHATIAAHVDSARAEGRVLAELDAPTSGTFIAPTLIRVEGIADLEREIFGPVLHIATFRSGDLDRVIDAINGTGYGLTFGLHTRIDDRVQHVSERIEAGNVYVNRNQIGAIVGSQPFGGEGLSGTGPKAGGPNYLPRFAEPDRAQVDTDWEGPQDSLPDLPRPTPQPLVSLSLPGPTGESNRLGTLPRPALLCMGPGAQAAARQARAIRALGGVALEATGRIDPVTLEHGPGYGGVLWWGDDATGRAIEQALARRRGPIVPLIPGLPETARVRAERHLCVDTTASGGNAALLGAAT; encoded by the coding sequence ATGAAAAGCGATGCCACTGACCTGCGCCACCGGATCGACGCGCGAACCTATGCCGATCCCGACCACGTGCTTGGCGAACTGATCGCTTCGGCGGATCTGTCCGAAGTGCAGCGGCGCGAGATCTGCGAGAGCGCGGCACGGCTGGTGCGACAGATCCGGTCCAGTACCGCGCCCGGCATGATGGAGGTATTCCTTGCCGAATACGGCCTTTCGACCGACGAGGGCGTGGCGCTGATGTGCCTTGCCGAGGCGCTTCTGCGGGTGCCGGACGCCGATACGATCGACGCGCTGATCGAGGACAAGATCGCGCCGTCGGACTGGGGCCGCCACCTTGGACAGTCGACCTCGAGCCTCGTCAATGCCTCGACATGGGCGCTCATGCTGACGGGGCGCGTGCTCGATGACGACCAGCCCGGGCCCGTGCGTCATCTGCGGGCGGCGATCAAGCGTCTGGGCGAGCCGGTGATCCGCACCGCCGTGAGCCGGGCGATGAAGGAAATGGGGCGTCAATTCGTGCTGGGCGAGAACATCAACGCCGCGATGGAGCGGGCGAAGGGAATGGAGAAGAACGGCTTCACCTACTCCTACGACATGCTCGGGGAAGCCGCGCGGACCGAGGCGGACGCAAAGCGCTATCACCTCAGCTATTCGCAGGCCATCTCGGCCATCGCGACCGCCTGCACGTCCGATGACATTCGCCGCAACCCGGGCATTTCCGTCAAGCTGTCCGCGCTCCATCCGCGCTATGAGGTTGCACAGGCGGGTGCCGTCATGACCGACCTCGTGCCCCGGCTCCGGGCGCTGGCTCTTCTGGCGAAATCCGCCGGCATGGGGCTCAACGTCGACGCGGAAGAGGCCAACCGTATGGCGCTTTCGCTCGAGGTGATCGACGCCGTCATGTCCGAGCCCGCGCTGACGGGATGGGACGGTTTCGGAATCGTGGTGCAGGCCTACAGCCCCCGCGCCGGCACGGTCATCAACGCGCTCCATGAAATGGCGGCGAGGCACGACCGGCGCATCATGGTGCGGCTCGTCAAGGGCGCCTACTGGGATACCGAGATCAAGCGCGCGCAGGTTGCCGGTGTCGAGGGCTTTCCGGTCTATACGCAGAAGGCAGCGACGGATGTGTCCTACATCTGCAATGCGCGGACGCTGCTGGGCATGACGGACCGCATCTACCCGCAATTCGCCACGCATAACGCCCATACCGTCGCGGCGATCCTGAACATGGCGGCCGATCCCGAAGCCTTCGAGTTCCAGCGTCTCCACGGAATGGGCGAAACGCTTCACAACATCGTCCTGCGCGAGAACGGGACGCGCTGCAGGATCTATGCGCCGGTCGGCGCGCATCGCGACCTGCTCGCCTATCTCGTGCGCCGCCTGCTGGAGAACGGCGCGAATTCGAGCTTCGTCAACCAGATTGTGGATGAAGGCATTGCCCCCGAGGACGTCGCGGCCGATCCCTTCGCGGCACTCGCCTCGCCTGCCCCCCACATCCCGCGCGGTCCGGAATTGTTCCTTCCGTCCCGGGTGAATGCACGGGGCTTCGATCTGGCGCATAGCCAGACGCTCGATGCCATCGAAGCCGCCCGTGCGCGTTTCGCGGATCATGAATGGCACGCCACGCCGCTTTTGGCAGACGGTGCTTCGAACGGCCAGACGCCGCAGGCGGTCTCGAATCCCGCTGACGGCTCCGACCGGCCCGGCACGGTCGTGGCCGCGACCGCGCCGGATGTCGAGGCCGCGCTCACCGCCGCGCGGCCCTGGGATGCGCCGCTCGACCACCGCCAGGCCGTTCTGGTGAAAGCCAGCGATCTGCTCGAAGAGCATTTCGGAGAGATCTTCGCGCTCCTCGCCAGAGAGGCCGGCAAGGGCTTGCCCGACTGCGTCGCCGAATTGCGCGAGGCCGTCGACTTCCTGCGCTACTATGCTACCCAGGCGACCGCCGCCCCGCCGGCCGGCATTTTCACCTGCATCTCGCCCTGGAACTTCCCGCTTGCCATCTTCTGCGGTCAGGTCAGCGCGGCCCTCGCGGCGGGGAATGCGGTTCTTGCCAAGCCCGCCGAACAGACGCCGCTGATCGCTCATCTCGCCGTGCGTCTCATGCACGAGGCCGGCGTGCCCCGTGACGCGCTTCAGCTGCTGCCCGGTGGCGCCGAGGTGGGCGCCCTGCTGACGTCCGACCCGCGGGTGAACGGGGTCGCCTTCACAGGCTCGACCGCCACGGCCCAGCGGATCCGGAAGGCGATGGCCGAACACTGCGCGCCGGGAACGCCTCTCATCGCCGAGACGGGCGGACTGAATGCCATGATCGTGGACAGCACCGCATTGCCCGAGCAGGCGGTCCAGTCGGTCATAGAAAGCGCCTTCCAGTCAGCCGGTCAGCGCTGTTCGGCCCTTCGCTGCCTCTATGTGCAGGAGGATATCGCGCCGGAATTCCGGAAGATGCTGGTGGGAGCGATGAACACGCTGCGGATGGGCAATCCCTGGGACCTGTCGACCGACGTCGGCCCGGTGATCGACGCCGAGGCCCATGCCACGATCGCCGCGCATGTCGACAGCGCACGCGCCGAAGGCCGGGTGCTGGCCGAACTGGATGCGCCGACCTCCGGCACCTTCATCGCGCCCACACTGATCCGCGTGGAAGGGATCGCCGATCTCGAGCGCGAGATCTTCGGGCCGGTTCTGCATATCGCCACCTTCAGGTCCGGCGATCTCGACAGGGTCATCGACGCGATCAATGGCACCGGCTACGGGCTGACCTTCGGACTGCACACGCGCATCGACGACCGGGTCCAGCATGTGTCCGAGCGCATCGAGGCGGGGAACGTCTACGTCAACCGCAATCAGATCGGCGCCATCGTCGGCTCGCAGCCCTTCGGCGGCGAGGGCCTGTCGGGCACCGGACCGAAGGCCGGCGGACCGAATTACCTGCCGCGCTTCGCCGAACCGGACCGCGCGCAGGTGGATACCGACTGGGAAGGCCCGCAGGACAGCCTTCCAGACCTGCCGCGCCCCACCCCTCAGCCACTCGTCTCGCTGAGCCTGCCCGGGCCGACGGGGGAATCGAACCGGCTTGGCACCCTGCCCCGCCCAGCCCTGCTTTGCATGGGACCCGGCGCCCAGGCGGCGGCCCGACAGGCCCGCGCGATCCGGGCGCTTGGCGGGGTGGCGCTGGAAGCGACGGGCCGGATCGACCCCGTGACGCTTGAGCACGGTCCCGGCTACGGCGGTGTGCTCTGGTGGGGCGACGACGCCACAGGGCGCGCCATCGAGCAGGCGCTGGCCCGGCGCAGGGGCCCCATCGTACCGCTGATCCCGGGACTTCCCGAAACCGCGCGGGTCCGGGCCGAGCGTCATCTGTGCGTCGACACCACCGCCTCGGGGGGCAACGCGGCCCTGCTTGGCGCAGCCACCTGA
- a CDS encoding rhomboid family intramembrane serine protease produces MFPIRDHNPSGGTPYVTYALMAANIVIFLSYVGIMQDPRAINAFFGSWALIPARISAGEGFGTLLSSMFLHGGWLHLAGNMLFLWIFGDNIEDEMGHGPYLAFYLASGVAAALAQYVTEPFSQIPTVGASGAIAGVMGSYLLLFPKARVDVLIIFVIFFRVFPVPAWIMLALWFALQFVGGVGADPQAGGVAYWAHAGGFVAGIVLTLPLWLRLGGMRFWQRTHGHPPHPEARYPLSESRIPKIRRR; encoded by the coding sequence ATGTTTCCGATCCGCGACCACAATCCTTCCGGCGGCACGCCCTATGTCACCTACGCGCTGATGGCGGCGAACATCGTCATCTTCCTCAGCTATGTGGGCATCATGCAGGACCCGCGCGCGATCAACGCCTTCTTCGGAAGCTGGGCCCTGATCCCGGCCCGCATCAGCGCGGGCGAAGGGTTTGGGACCCTGCTTTCGTCGATGTTCCTGCACGGGGGCTGGCTTCATCTGGCCGGGAACATGCTGTTCCTCTGGATCTTCGGCGACAATATCGAGGACGAGATGGGTCACGGTCCCTATCTGGCGTTCTACCTCGCGTCAGGCGTCGCAGCGGCTCTGGCGCAATATGTCACCGAGCCGTTCTCGCAGATTCCGACGGTCGGGGCTTCGGGCGCGATCGCGGGCGTGATGGGCAGCTATCTGCTTCTCTTCCCGAAGGCACGGGTCGATGTGCTGATAATATTTGTGATCTTCTTCCGCGTCTTTCCTGTCCCAGCCTGGATCATGCTGGCACTCTGGTTCGCGCTTCAATTCGTCGGCGGAGTCGGTGCGGATCCCCAAGCGGGCGGCGTGGCATACTGGGCCCATGCCGGGGGCTTCGTCGCCGGGATCGTGCTGACACTTCCGCTCTGGCTCCGTCTGGGCGGCATGCGCTTCTGGCAGCGCACCCATGGCCACCCGCCCCATCCCGAGGCGCGTTACCCGCTCAGCGAAAGCCGGATACCGAAGATCCGCCGGCGCTGA
- a CDS encoding inositol monophosphatase family protein produces MVGSANLNIMLKAARRAGRSLVKDFREVENLQVSTKGAGDFVSRADMAAEKMLKEDLLGARPTYGWLGEETGGQDGEDPTRRWIVDPLDGTTNFLHGLPHWAVSIALEHKGQIVAGVVYDPAKDEMFFAEKGAGAWMNESRIRVSGRSRMIESIFATGLPFAGRPELPDTLRELARVLPATAGVRRWGAAALDLAYVAAGRFDGFWERRLQPWDVAAGQLIVREAGGFVETIAPGGNVVEDRTIICANEALFPQLTKLVRG; encoded by the coding sequence ATGGTAGGCAGTGCTAATCTCAACATCATGCTCAAAGCCGCGCGGCGCGCAGGCCGGTCGCTGGTCAAGGATTTCCGCGAGGTCGAGAACCTTCAGGTTTCGACCAAGGGGGCAGGGGATTTCGTCTCGCGCGCCGACATGGCCGCCGAGAAGATGCTGAAGGAGGACCTGCTCGGGGCGCGTCCGACCTACGGCTGGCTTGGCGAGGAGACGGGGGGGCAGGATGGCGAGGATCCGACCCGGCGCTGGATCGTAGACCCGCTGGACGGGACGACGAACTTCCTGCATGGCCTGCCGCATTGGGCGGTTTCAATCGCGCTCGAACACAAGGGTCAGATCGTGGCCGGCGTGGTCTATGATCCCGCCAAGGACGAGATGTTCTTTGCCGAGAAGGGTGCGGGCGCCTGGATGAACGAAAGCCGCATCCGGGTCTCGGGCCGGTCCAGGATGATCGAGTCGATCTTCGCCACGGGTCTGCCCTTCGCCGGGCGTCCCGAACTTCCCGACACCCTGAGAGAGCTCGCGCGCGTGCTTCCCGCGACGGCGGGCGTGCGGCGCTGGGGGGCGGCGGCGCTTGATCTCGCCTATGTGGCGGCGGGGCGCTTTGACGGTTTCTGGGAACGGCGACTGCAGCCCTGGGACGTGGCGGCGGGCCAGCTCATCGTGCGCGAGGCGGGCGGTTTCGTCGAGACAATCGCTCCGGGCGGCAATGTCGTCGAGGATCGCACCATCATCTGCGCCAACGAGGCGCTGTTCCCACAGCTGACGAAGCTCGTCAGGGGGTGA